One Fuerstiella marisgermanici DNA window includes the following coding sequences:
- a CDS encoding sulfatase family protein, producing the protein MLKSACLILLATVTVAASAAERPNVVLFMADDVSWNDYGCYGNTAARTPNIDALAANGIRFDRAYLTASSCSPSRSSIITGRYPHNNGKAAELHKPISGHLPWFPETLRDAGYYTALSGKHHMKSTTKRPVPFDHVDGGKNKNNSGGHANWVKVTEERPKDKPFFFWFAAYDAHRGWDSDKQWDTDRYGPMHKPQDVIVPPFLSDDAATRDDLASYYNEVTRFDYYIGQVVAELKQQRVLDNTLIFVMADNGRPFPRAKTRLHDSGMKTALVAHWPAGIQHTGPSVSLVSVIDLAPTILKVAGCDVPETMQGVSMQPLFDDSSAGIRQYAFSEHNWHDYEAHGRSVRHGDYMLLKNFRTQLPLQGPADSVRSPSHEKLLALKEAGQLSAAQQDVFLAPRPEVELYNVVADPHQLNNLAGNPAHQKQQSELAAVLEQWMDETGDSVPEKISPDTFHRVTGKPLPKDERDETGAITPGQDRNADQINAAGPR; encoded by the coding sequence ATGTTGAAATCTGCCTGCTTGATTCTGCTTGCCACGGTAACGGTTGCTGCCTCCGCCGCCGAACGCCCAAACGTCGTTTTGTTCATGGCCGATGACGTCAGCTGGAATGACTACGGCTGCTACGGCAACACGGCCGCTCGCACGCCGAACATCGATGCCCTTGCGGCTAACGGCATTCGATTTGATCGAGCGTATTTGACGGCCAGTAGTTGCAGTCCGAGCCGGTCCAGCATCATCACCGGGCGTTACCCTCACAACAACGGCAAAGCGGCCGAACTGCACAAGCCGATCTCCGGACACCTGCCTTGGTTTCCAGAAACACTGCGTGACGCTGGCTACTACACTGCCTTGTCCGGCAAGCATCACATGAAGTCGACAACAAAGCGTCCGGTGCCGTTTGACCATGTGGACGGTGGAAAAAACAAGAACAACTCCGGCGGCCATGCGAACTGGGTAAAAGTGACGGAAGAGCGGCCCAAAGATAAGCCGTTCTTCTTCTGGTTCGCCGCCTACGATGCTCACCGCGGCTGGGATAGTGACAAACAATGGGACACTGACCGCTACGGACCGATGCACAAGCCGCAGGATGTGATCGTACCGCCGTTTCTTTCGGACGACGCTGCCACCCGCGACGATCTAGCCTCCTACTACAACGAAGTCACTCGGTTTGACTATTACATTGGGCAAGTGGTCGCAGAACTCAAACAGCAACGCGTATTGGACAACACACTGATTTTCGTCATGGCCGATAACGGTCGTCCGTTTCCGCGAGCCAAAACGCGATTGCATGATTCCGGCATGAAGACTGCGCTGGTCGCTCACTGGCCAGCAGGGATTCAGCACACCGGTCCCAGCGTCAGCCTGGTGAGTGTCATTGATCTGGCCCCCACCATCCTGAAAGTGGCTGGTTGCGACGTTCCTGAAACCATGCAGGGAGTTTCGATGCAACCGCTGTTTGACGATTCATCGGCAGGCATTCGGCAGTATGCGTTTTCCGAACACAATTGGCACGACTACGAAGCTCATGGTCGCAGTGTACGGCACGGCGATTACATGTTGCTCAAAAACTTCCGCACGCAACTACCGCTGCAGGGGCCTGCCGATTCCGTGCGTTCCCCATCCCATGAAAAGTTGCTGGCGTTGAAAGAGGCCGGGCAGTTGTCGGCCGCTCAACAGGACGTCTTTCTGGCGCCGCGCCCGGAGGTGGAACTCTACAACGTCGTCGCAGATCCTCATCAGTTGAATAATCTCGCGGGCAACCCGGCTCATCAAAAGCAGCAATCAGAGCTGGCGGCCGTGTTGGAACAATGGATGGACGAAACGGGCGACAGCGTTCCGGAAAAAATCAGCCCCGACACCTTCCACCGTGTCACCGGCAAACCACTGCCGAAAGACGAACGAGACGAAACCGGCGCGATCACGCCAGGCCAAGACCGCAACGCAGATCAAATCAATGCTGCGGGGCCACGCTGA